The DNA region GCGACACTTTCGGCTGGATCGTCGATCTGCGGGCGCGGTTCGTTTCGGTGATGACACGGGACGGCAAGAAGTACCTTATTCCCAATGAGGACTTCATCACCCAGCAAGTGATCAACTGGTCCTACTCGGACCAGAATGTTCGCCTCGATGTGGATTTCGGCGTCAGCTATAAAAGCGATCCACACCAGGTGATCGAATTGGCCATAGCGGCGACCCGCGGGATAAAGCGAGTGAGTACCTATCGGGAGGCGGTGTGCTGGATGACGGAGTTCGGCTCATCCTCACTGGATTTCAAGCTACGCTTCTGGATCACCGACCCCCAGAACGGCCTCACCAATGTGCGCGGACAGGTGCTGCTGGCGCTCTGGGATGCGTTCAAGGAGAACGGCATCGAGATCCCGTTCCCTCAACAGGACGTACACTTCCGCACCCCGCTTGAGGTTCGCCACAGCGCGCCCGAAAGAAGGCGGACAGATCCTGACTAGTTGGAGGCTGGAACCAAGTGCAACAAAGCTCGTTGGAAACCCTGTGTATGTAGGAGTAAATGCATGAAAAACAAAGGGTTTCCTGCACTTGTCGCCGCGCCTTTAGGTGTGCTCGCTGCCTTCCACAGACACCGCTTCCGAACTTGCCACGGCCGCCCCTTTGTTCCCCCTCGAGCGCAGTGAAGCGCTCCGACCCGCCGGAAGGCAACTGAAGTCGAGGCCCCGCCCAGCGGGGCCTTTTTCCTGTCAGCGCCAATGGCGCAGCTTGGCGAACACGAGAAAGACCGTCGGCCAGATGACCGTATTGAAAATGTCGGTCACCGCGTCGGAAATATCCGGACGTAAATCGCGCACGAGAGCGGCGCGGGCGTCGAGCAGTTCATTGCCGAGCGCTGCCGCTACCACCAGCAGCCAGGCCAGGATCAGCCAGCGTGTAATACCCAGAAACCAGGCCGCACCCACCATGATCAGCAGGCCGATGTGGATATGCAGCGCATCCCGGGTAAGACCCGTCGTCTCCTGCATGGTGTCCTTGAGCAAACCCCACATGTGCCGGTCCTAAAAGCCGTGCATGCGCTGCGCCCATTGCATGCCCACGATCGCGCCCTTGATCGAAGGCAACATCACGAGCGGCAGGACGATGGCGAGCGGCACCAGCCAGGCGAGGTAGACCCAAGGGGCAATCTCGGTTTCGCCCATCTGGAAATGCATGAGGCCAACCACGAGGATGTGGCCCACAATGGTGATCGCCACGTAGGCGGGCAGGTCGTCAGCGCGGTGATGGGAGTAGTCGAGCCCACAATTGTCGCAGCGCTCCGCCACCTTGAGATAGCGGCGGAAGAGCTTGCCCTCTCCGCAACGGGGACAGCGGCATTTGGCGCCGTTCAGCATTGCGTGGCCGAGCGGCCGGTCGACCTGTTCGCTCATGGGGAAGTCTCGGATAAGAAGTAGGCTGGTGATTGCATTGCTAGGCTAATCCGGCAGGCCGCGCCAAGGTTGCGTCGACCCGCCGGAAGCCCTGTGGGATAGCCTCAGGTTGAGATGACGAAGGGCAGATCGGTGTCGCCCGTCTGCTCGCCGGCGCGGGTGATCAGGGCGTGCACCTGGCCGCGATGATGGGTCTGGTGGTTGAAGAGCTGCATGACGCAGAGCGCCCTGGACTTGGACATCTCCTTGCCCACCGCGGCGCTATACCAACGCAGGTCGCCGTCCAGCGCGCTTGGCGGCAGGTTTGCTGCCCAGTGCTCGATGTTGACGTCGAGCTGCTGGCGCTCACGCCAAAGCTCGTCGAAGTCATCGAACACAGTGTCGCTCTGGCTCAGTTTCAGCGCCAGGGGTTCGCCATGGCCGAACCGGGAGAGCCAGGTGCGATCGGCCCAAAACACATGGTTGAGGGTTCCGTGGATGGATTTCCAGAACACCCCGCCATCGGCGCGCCGGGTTTCGTCGGACAAGCGCAGCGCGGCCCCAAAGACGCGGCGGTTCAGTTCGGCGTTGTAGGCGGCCATGGTCTGGACGTAGGCGGAAGTGATCATGTCGAAGGGACTCGCTCAAATGATGGAGCGAGGCTGACGCGTGAACCGGTCAAGATCAAGAGTGCAAAGGCTAATTGCTCCTTTACAGCAACAGCAGCAGGGCCGCGTAACCAGCGGCACCCAGGGCGAACGCCCAGAACCGGCTCTCCCGCTCCTCGGGCAGTTCTTCTTTCATGACATTGAGCACCACGCTGCCGGCGAGCAGGGCAAAGAGTGCGCCAATTGCGAGCTGGGGCAATTCGATGAGCACCCCACAAACCCAGCCCAGCACTGGCGCAGCAGCCAACAGCCAGCGCCCGCGATGATCGTAGATCCGGCCGTGATGATCCCGCAGCGCGTGGTCGTTCACTACGAAGTGCAAGGCCATCGCGACGGCAAAGATAACGAGGCTCTGCAGTCCCGCATCCTCGCGGTGGACCAGCAGATAGCCGATAAGGACGTTGTAGATGGCGAAGGACGCCAGATGCACCCAAAAGGTAGACTCACTGGGCTGGTAGCCCTCGCCCTTTTTTTCCTGGCGCCGGGAGGAATTATGCGCCAGGCGATCCAGCCCGTAGAAGGTGGCAAGTCCGACCAAGGCTACAAGGTAGCTATGGCTTTCGAGGGCAGCGAGGAAGCTGCCGTCCTGTGCGGCTTCGCGGAAGCTCTCCTGGTGGTCGGCGAGTTCGGGCAGGATATGCACGAACACATAGGCGACCGAAACGCCGCCAGCGATCGATAGCCAGATGCTCCGCGGGGTCACCCGGAGAAAGGCGAGCCTTGATCCGAATATGTGCACGGTCGCCAGCAAGAGAGCGATCGCCAGAGAGAGTACCGTCTGCGACATTGGTAGGCCAACGCAGAGCGCTCGGCTTGGTTCGCTCCTGCACTCCTCGAGGTCAGCTATTGCAGTTGCGGCTTTTGCAGGAAGTCCTCGCGGTCGGCGGTCTTGACGCGCACCCAATTCTCGCGGCCGCCCCGGATGAGCCGGAGCGAGAATTCCGAACCGGCGGGGGAGCGGGCCCAAAGCTTGCGATAGAAGTCGCTTAGCCCCTCGACCTCGTCGCCATCCAGTTCGCTGATGATGTCACCGCCCTGCAGGCCTGCCTGTTCGGCGGGGCTGCCGTCGGCGACGTTCATGACGACGACCCCATTGCTGTTCTCGGCTGAAAAGACCCCGAGCCAGGGGCGTGCCTGACGCTGCGCCCGTCCGGTCGTGATCAGATCGTCCAGGATCGGCTTCAGCAAATCGATCGGCACGATCATGTTGATGTCGACGGTGTCGCCGACCTGCAGCATTTGCAGTCGCAGGGAGCCGATCCCGATCAGCGCATTGTTCTCGTCGAGCAGGGCCGCACCGCCCCAGGATGGATGGAAGGGAGCGGTGAAGATCGCCTCATCGAGCATGTATTCCCAATAGCCGGCGAACTCCTGCTTGGCCACGATCTCGGTCAGCACCTCGTCGCCACGACCGTTGATGATAGTGCCGACATCGCCCCGCCGGGCGGCATTCGAGCTGCCGAGGCGCAGGGCAGGCAAGTCGAGTTCACCGAGGGCCTGTACCAGCCCAAAACCGGTCTCCTGGTCGTATCCGACCACATGCGCAGGGACTACCCGCTCATCATGAGTGGTCAGCCAGACTTCTTCGGCTTCGGTGATGAGGTAGCCGATGGTAAGGATCAGCCCATCATCGTTGATCACCGCACCACTGCCTTCGCGGATGGTGCCGAGCGTTGCGGCGGTGAACGCCGTGTCGGGGACGTGCGCGCGTAGGGAAACGATGGATGTCTTCGGATCGGACATGTGTGACCTGGGTCTAGTTTCTTGACCCCTTAGATATGCGGCGCTCAGGGTGATGCAAGGCCGGCATCCGTCACGCTGGGGAGAGGGGCGGCACTTGCGCATCGTCCCGCTTATTGATGGCGCGCCCACCGCTCTTCTCAAACGCAGGCTTCGCCGGCCACTTGTCCAGTTACCCGGGTCGAGACTGAACCTTAGATGCTGCCGCTCCGTTGCTTTGAAGTGAGGCCACGGAGTAACTGAACCTAAATGTTAGATTGGGAAGCCGACCCCTATATCGTGGTTATGACCGGCAGTGGCTTGCTCATCGCCTTAGTGGCGTGGTTGCCACTCGCCTTGCGGCGCCTGTGGATATCTCTTCCGATTGTCTGCCTGGTGATCGGCGGGGTGGTCTTCAATCTCCCCCGCATTGGCACCAATGTTTCGCCCGTCGACTTCCCGGTCATCACCGAGCGAGTGACGGAGCTAGTGGTGATCATTGCGCTCATGGGCGCTGGCCTCAAGATCGACCGCATCTTCAAGTTTTCCGATTGGCAGGTCACCTGGCGCCTGCTTGGCATCACCATGCCCCTGGGCATTCTTGCCATCACAGTCTTGGGCATGAACCTCCTTAACCTCAGCGTTTTCGGGGCGCTTCTGCTCGCGGCGTGCCTTGCCCCAACCGACCCGGTCCTCGCCTCGGACGTGCAGGTTGGGCCTCCTCACGAGGGTGGAGAGGATACGGTTCGTTTCGCCTTGACCTCAGAAGCTGGCCTCAATGATGGACTGGCATTTCCCTTCGTGCACCTGGCAATCGTCCTTAGCGCCGTGCTCGCTACCGGTGAGCCATGGCTCGTCCATTGGACGGGCTACTACCTGATCTGGAAGATACTGGCCGGCATCTTTTGCGGCTGGGTGGTAGGCCAGGTCTTCGGCTGGCTGACCTTCAAGATGCCGGGGGATTCGCTCGCCAGAACGGGAGACGGCTTGATTGCCATCGCTGCTACCTTCGTCTCCTACGGGGTTTCCGAACTGCTGCAGGGTTACGGGTTCCTGGGTGTTTTCATCACCGCTTTGGCATTGCGCCAGGTCCATCACGACCACGATTTCCACCGGGACATGCACGACATCACCGAGCAGGTGGAGCGCCTCGTGATGATGGTCTTGCTGCTGATGTTTGGGGGAGCGCTTGCCGCCGGGTTGCTGCGAGATGTGGGCTGGGTGGAGGTGACCGCTGCTGTGGTAATCTTACTGGTTATCCGGCCGCTGACCGGACTGGTGGCCATGATCGGGATCAAGGCCACGCTCAGCGAAAAGCTCGTGATCTCGTTTTTCGGGATTCGGGGTGTCGGCTCGTTCTACTACCTCGCGTATGGGCTCAACCACGGTGAGTTTCTGGAAGCGAACCGGCTCTGGACTATTGTGGCTCTTGTGGTGGTGCTCTCGATTCTCATTCACGGGCTTGCCGTCACACCGATCATGCATTGGGTGGATCGGCTGCAGGGCAGGGACCCCGACGCCGAAGGAGCAGTGCCCCCTCCTGGGCTTCAGGGTCCTGCTGCCCCGAACAACCATGAGGAGCAATGAGCGGAACTGGGCTCCGGCGGTGATCCGAAGCCCAGATTGGTGCAGCCGGCTTAGTTGGCCGGAAGCTCAGGCGCAGGCCGCTCGTATCGACCCACAATTTGACCCTTGGCGAGGACATGGCCTTCCATGCCCGATAGAACTGTCTCGCGCGGGGAGCCCGGGTCGAGCTCCAGGCTAGCCACATCCAGTGCGAATATCTGAAAGTGGTAGTCGTGGGGTCCATTCTCCAGCGGCGGACGGGGGCCCATGTAGCCGACCTGGCCACGGCTGTTGGTGCCCTGCAGCACGCCTTCGGGCTCCTGCAGGATTAGGTCGGGCGGCAAGCCTTCGCGCAGACGGGTCACATCGGCTGGAATGTCATAGGCGATCCAGTGGGTGAATGGCGTGGGGTTGCTGGCATCGGGGTCATCGACGATGACGACGAAGGACTGCGCTTCCTCTGGAGCACCCGACCATTCCAGTTCCGGCGAGGCGTTGTGCCCCTCCGCAGAGTGAGCCACCGGAATCATCTCGCCTTGCGCGAAGCTGGCGCTCACCTCGAGACTGTTTTCGCCCTCGACGAGATCAAAGGCAATGTTGGAGTCCTGTGCCTCGGGCACCTGACTCTCTGGTTCTCCCATAGCGGCGCCATCGGACTGCTGTTCTCCGGTGTAGCTGATGCGGTAGAGAATGCCGTTGGCGTCATCGGCGAGGATCAAAGAC from Devosia sp. RR2S18 includes:
- a CDS encoding DUF983 domain-containing protein; the protein is MSEQVDRPLGHAMLNGAKCRCPRCGEGKLFRRYLKVAERCDNCGLDYSHHRADDLPAYVAITIVGHILVVGLMHFQMGETEIAPWVYLAWLVPLAIVLPLVMLPSIKGAIVGMQWAQRMHGF
- a CDS encoding DinB family protein; translation: MITSAYVQTMAAYNAELNRRVFGAALRLSDETRRADGGVFWKSIHGTLNHVFWADRTWLSRFGHGEPLALKLSQSDTVFDDFDELWRERQQLDVNIEHWAANLPPSALDGDLRWYSAAVGKEMSKSRALCVMQLFNHQTHHRGQVHALITRAGEQTGDTDLPFVIST
- a CDS encoding S1C family serine protease; the encoded protein is MSDPKTSIVSLRAHVPDTAFTAATLGTIREGSGAVINDDGLILTIGYLITEAEEVWLTTHDERVVPAHVVGYDQETGFGLVQALGELDLPALRLGSSNAARRGDVGTIINGRGDEVLTEIVAKQEFAGYWEYMLDEAIFTAPFHPSWGGAALLDENNALIGIGSLRLQMLQVGDTVDINMIVPIDLLKPILDDLITTGRAQRQARPWLGVFSAENSNGVVVMNVADGSPAEQAGLQGGDIISELDGDEVEGLSDFYRKLWARSPAGSEFSLRLIRGGRENWVRVKTADREDFLQKPQLQ
- a CDS encoding cation:proton antiporter — protein: MLDWEADPYIVVMTGSGLLIALVAWLPLALRRLWISLPIVCLVIGGVVFNLPRIGTNVSPVDFPVITERVTELVVIIALMGAGLKIDRIFKFSDWQVTWRLLGITMPLGILAITVLGMNLLNLSVFGALLLAACLAPTDPVLASDVQVGPPHEGGEDTVRFALTSEAGLNDGLAFPFVHLAIVLSAVLATGEPWLVHWTGYYLIWKILAGIFCGWVVGQVFGWLTFKMPGDSLARTGDGLIAIAATFVSYGVSELLQGYGFLGVFITALALRQVHHDHDFHRDMHDITEQVERLVMMVLLLMFGGALAAGLLRDVGWVEVTAAVVILLVIRPLTGLVAMIGIKATLSEKLVISFFGIRGVGSFYYLAYGLNHGEFLEANRLWTIVALVVVLSILIHGLAVTPIMHWVDRLQGRDPDAEGAVPPPGLQGPAAPNNHEEQ